In one window of Paenarthrobacter nicotinovorans DNA:
- a CDS encoding PH domain-containing protein has product MSPGDSAVVLPDKAVDGDWKRVHPASPFVRGWVALAAVGFFFSRDAFERMLQGRDFVDPHLSGRVPWLLAGGAVVLLLTVGGFILSWYFTRYQVAEGFVRVNTGFLFKQQRQARLDRVQAIDIVQPLLARIFGLAELKFEVADAGESAVRLAYLPIDQAKQLRATILARAAGVVSEAGSEQEIPEAPEHVVLSVPPARLLGSLLLSEQTVGILLGAAAVVSTSVLLDNTAIFLALIPAILGIGASYWSSFNKGYNFTAAISPDGIRLRYGLLDTQAQTLPPGRIQAVMVRQPPIWRLFGWYRMHVNVAGYGAAGNSDGAARTMLLPVGLKPDVLRMMSLVLPDPGVDEPAAVFDAGLEGLAPSGRVPAGTDGFVTTPRRARLLAPLGWRRNGFLATGTALLIRSGRWWRTLVMVPHQRTQSMALHQGPLARRFGVADLVLHTTAGPVLPRVFQAGVSQAVELFDQQAARAREARKRQTSEQWLAQVAPQAPEVAAAAAQPEEPQTPNQEDRHDG; this is encoded by the coding sequence GTGAGCCCGGGAGACTCTGCTGTGGTGTTACCGGACAAAGCCGTCGACGGCGACTGGAAGCGGGTCCATCCTGCCTCGCCTTTCGTCCGCGGCTGGGTGGCGTTGGCCGCCGTCGGGTTCTTCTTCAGCAGGGACGCTTTCGAACGGATGCTGCAGGGCCGGGATTTTGTGGATCCGCACCTGAGCGGCCGTGTGCCATGGCTCCTGGCCGGTGGCGCTGTGGTGCTGCTCCTGACAGTCGGCGGTTTCATTCTCAGCTGGTACTTCACCCGCTACCAGGTGGCCGAAGGCTTTGTCCGGGTGAACACGGGTTTCCTGTTCAAGCAGCAGCGGCAGGCGCGCCTGGACCGCGTTCAGGCCATCGACATTGTGCAGCCGCTTCTGGCACGGATTTTCGGTCTCGCAGAACTCAAGTTTGAGGTGGCCGACGCCGGCGAGTCGGCCGTGCGGCTGGCGTACCTTCCCATCGACCAGGCCAAGCAGCTGCGCGCCACGATCCTTGCGCGGGCGGCGGGTGTGGTCAGCGAGGCCGGGTCGGAGCAAGAGATCCCGGAAGCCCCGGAGCATGTTGTCCTGTCCGTGCCTCCGGCGCGCCTCCTCGGTTCCCTGCTGCTGAGTGAACAGACCGTGGGCATCCTCCTCGGGGCCGCCGCGGTGGTCTCAACCTCGGTCCTTCTGGACAACACAGCAATCTTCCTGGCCCTCATCCCCGCCATCCTAGGTATCGGTGCTTCGTATTGGAGTTCATTCAACAAGGGCTACAACTTCACCGCGGCCATATCGCCGGACGGCATCCGGCTCCGCTACGGACTCCTGGATACGCAGGCCCAGACGCTCCCCCCGGGCCGTATCCAGGCCGTGATGGTCAGGCAGCCCCCCATCTGGAGGCTCTTCGGCTGGTACCGGATGCACGTCAATGTGGCCGGCTACGGCGCCGCGGGGAATTCCGACGGCGCTGCCCGCACCATGCTGCTCCCCGTGGGGTTGAAGCCGGACGTCCTGCGGATGATGTCCTTGGTGTTGCCGGATCCCGGGGTGGACGAACCTGCGGCCGTCTTTGATGCCGGCTTGGAGGGACTGGCGCCGTCGGGCCGCGTCCCGGCCGGCACTGATGGATTCGTTACGACACCCCGCCGTGCACGGTTGCTGGCTCCGTTGGGCTGGCGTCGGAACGGCTTTTTGGCCACCGGCACCGCCCTGCTGATCCGGTCCGGCCGATGGTGGCGCACCCTGGTAATGGTGCCGCATCAACGCACACAGTCCATGGCGTTGCACCAAGGGCCGCTGGCACGGCGCTTTGGTGTGGCTGATCTTGTCCTCCACACCACAGCGGGCCCGGTGCTTCCCCGCGTGTTCCAGGCCGGGGTGTCCCAGGCAGTTGAGCTTTTCGACCAGCAGGCCGCCCGTGCCCGGGAGGCACGGAAGCGGCAGACCAGCGAACAATGGCTGGCGCAGGTGGCGCCGCAAGCCCCGGAAGTCGCCG